From the genome of Labrus bergylta chromosome 4, fLabBer1.1, whole genome shotgun sequence, one region includes:
- the LOC109997588 gene encoding protein zyg-11 homolog isoform X1 — MDDAEGPGALSDLCLAQVCRSLDALCSRRADDSMCLIWAPLFPQEMADQLLHKMATKGILNDITVGIFRNSEELRLRRASIRFCSVSAEAFRLALCSHRLQELDASWVSGGLTGANIVSSLASNPECRSSLQRLTLCGLHLDWESLGDDEHAGFSSLRGLRTLNLANTDLKDAVLEDICTLPQLESLDISCSGVTQLTALLICKNTLKSFTAYQLRQLDMSPARLLSVLSQLHALRHLDFSDDHLSVDDSDGRDGDETVRQLLEGSPQVLPSLVSLDISGRKRVMEAALRAFVQARSGLVFLGLLATGASSCDVLSSQKNLKVTGEANENQLCEALRRYRDRECFIREALVNLYNRITDIDKPRPDMLKLVLSGMQSHPNSLHVHLVATACVFNLTTQDLAEAMPVSLISCTATQLLHSMKTFPSHQQVQKNCLLALCSEYILQDVPFDKYLAATLVINWLSSHADPTLQRMAVAVISILVAKLSTEETAQLAKDVFIMKQLLAIVQQKAMVGVVDSTLKFALSALWNLTDEMPTAARNFIECQGLELYEEVLESYYTEPSIQQKVLGLLNNLAEVEELKSDLMEEDLLEHVLSLLQDSQVEVGVRYFAAGILAHLTSRPEAWTLDDELRDTILQKLHASIMTWTQVEREMVSYRSFSPFFRLLQTCQPSGVQLWAVWAIHLVCSQNTSHYRSMLEQEGVTELLKALDAHPDTHSDIKVLANSILQMVEQHQSHTGLLHKHIEP, encoded by the exons ATG gatgaTGCTGAGGGCCCCGGGGCCCTTAGCGACCTCTGCCTGGCTCAGGTGTGTCGCAGCCTGGACGCTCTGTGCAGCAGGCGAGCAGACGACTCAATGTGCCTCATCTGGGCCCCTCTCTTCCCACAGGAGATGGCTGATCAGTTACTGCACAAGATGGCTACTAAAG GCATACTGAATGACATAACTGTTGGCATTTTCCGAAACTCAGAAGAGCTCCGTCTTCGCCGTGCTTCCATCCGCTTCTGTTCAGTGTCTGCGGAAGCTTTTCGCCTGGCCCTCTGCTCTCACCGGCTCCAGGAACTTGACGCCTCATGGGTCTCTGGTGGTCTCACTGGAGCTAACATTGTTTCAAGTCTGGCCTCAAACCCCGAGTGCAGATCCAGCCTGCAGAGGCTGACCCTCTGTGGACTACATCTGGACTGGGAGTCTCTGGGGGACGATGAACATGCTGGTTTCAGCTCTCTGCGTGGCTTGAGGACGCTCAACCTTGCCAACACAGACCTGAAGGATGCTGTCCTTGAGGATATCTGCACTCTCCCTCAGCTGGAGAGTCTGGACATCTCTTGTAGTGGAGTAACACAGCTTACTGCTCTCCTTATTTGCAAGAACACCCTGAAATCTTTTACTGCATACCAGCTGCGGCAGCTGGACATGTCGCCTGCCAGGCTGCTGTCCGTCCTCAGCCAGCTTCATGCACTTAGGCATCTGGACTTTTCAGATGATCATTTATCTGTGGATGACAGTGACGGGAGGGACGGGGATGAAACAGTTAGGCAGCTCCTGGAGGGGAGTCCCCAGGTCCTTccttctcttgtctctctcgATATCTCTGGACGGAAGAGAGTCATGGAAGCAGCACTCAGGGCATTTGTGCAGGCCAGGAGTGGATTGGTCTTCTTGGGCCTGTTAGCCACCGGGGCTAGCTCCTGTGACGTCCTGTCCTCACAGAAGAACCTCAAA gtaaCCGGAGAGGCTAATGAGAACCAGTTGTGTGAGGCCCTGAGACGCTACAGAGACCGAGAGTGTTTCATCCGAGAGGCCCTCGTCAATCTCTACAATCGAATCACTGACATCGACAAACCACGACCAGATATGCTTAAG TTGGTGCTAAGTGGGATGCAGAGCCACCCCAACTCCCTGCATGTCCACCTGGTGGCGACAGCGTGTGTGTTCAACCTGACCACTCAAGACCTGGCTGAGGCCATGCCTGTCAGCCTGATCAGCTGCACTGCCACCCAGCTGCTGCACTCCATGAAGACCTTCCCCTCTCACCAACAG GTGCAAAAGAACTGTCTGCTGGCATTGTGCAGTGAATACATCCTCCAGGATGTCCCTTTTGACAA GTATTTAGCAGCCACGCTGGTGATTAACTGGCTGAGTAGCCACGCGGACCCGACCCTCCAGAGGATGGCTGTGGCTGTCATCTCCATTCTGGTGGCCAAG TTGTCCACAGAGGAGACCGCTCAGCTTGCAAAAGACGTCTTCATTATGAAG CAGCTGCTGGCGATCGTGCAGCAGAAAGCCATGGTGGGAGTGGTGGACTCCACTCTGAAGTTCGCCCTGAGTGCTCTCTGGAACCTGACGGATGAGATGCCCACTGCTGCTCGCAATTTCATCGAGTGCCAGGGCCTGGAGCTGTACGAGGAGGTTCTGGAG tccTACTACACTGAACCTTCAATTCAGCAGAAAGTGCTCGGCCTCCTG AATAACTTAGCAGAGGTGGAGGAGTTAAAGTCTGACCTGATGGAGGAGGATCTGCTGGAGCACGTcctcagcctgctgcaggaCTCCCAGGTGGAGGTGGGGGTCCGCTACTTTGCAGCAGGGATCCTGGCACACCTTACCTCCAGACCTGAGGCCTGGACCCTGGACGATGAGCTCCGTGACACCATACTGCAgaagctg cATGCATCCATAATGACATGGACCCaagtggagagagagatggtcTCTTACAG GTCATTCAGTCCATTTTTTCGATTGCTGCAGACCTGTCAGCCGTCAGGGGTGCAGCTGTGGGCAGTCTGGGCCATACATCTGGTCTGTAGTCAAAACA CTTCACATTACAGGAGCATGCTGGAGCAGGAGGGCGTGACTGAACTTCTGAAGGCTTTGGATGCACATCCcgacacacacagtgacattaAAGTACTCGCAAACAGCATCCTTCAGATGGTAGAGCAACACCAGAGTCATACAGGGCTCTTACACAAGCACATAGAGCCTTGA
- the LOC109997588 gene encoding protein zyg-11 homolog isoform X5: protein MDDAEGPGALSDLCLAQVCRSLDALCSRRADDSMCLIWAPLFPQEMADQLLHKMATKGILNDITVGIFRNSEELRLRRASIRFCSVSAEAFRLALCSHRLQELDASWVSGGLTGANIVSSLASNPECRSSLQRLTLCGLHLDWESLGDDEHAGFSSLRGLRTLNLANTDLKDAVLEDICTLPQLESLDISCSGVTQLTALLICKNTLKSFTAYQLRQLDMSPARLLSVLSQLHALRHLDFSDDHLSVDDSDGRDGDETVRQLLEGSPQVLPSLVSLDISGRKRVMEAALRAFVQARSGLVFLGLLATGASSCDVLSSQKNLKVTGEANENQLCEALRRYRDRECFIREALVNLYNRITDIDKPRPDMLKLVLSGMQSHPNSLHVHLVATACVFNLTTQDLAEAMPVSLISCTATQLLHSMKTFPSHQQVQKNCLLALCSEYILQDVPFDKYLAATLVINWLSSHADPTLQRMAVAVISILVAKLSTEETAQLAKDVFIMKQLLAIVQQKAMVGVVDSTLKFALSALWNLTDEMPTAARNFIECQGLELYEEVLESYYTEPSIQQKVLGLLHASIMTWTQVEREMVSYRSFSPFFRLLQTCQPSGVQLWAVWAIHLVCSQNTSHYRSMLEQEGVTELLKALDAHPDTHSDIKVLANSILQMVEQHQSHTGLLHKHIEP, encoded by the exons ATG gatgaTGCTGAGGGCCCCGGGGCCCTTAGCGACCTCTGCCTGGCTCAGGTGTGTCGCAGCCTGGACGCTCTGTGCAGCAGGCGAGCAGACGACTCAATGTGCCTCATCTGGGCCCCTCTCTTCCCACAGGAGATGGCTGATCAGTTACTGCACAAGATGGCTACTAAAG GCATACTGAATGACATAACTGTTGGCATTTTCCGAAACTCAGAAGAGCTCCGTCTTCGCCGTGCTTCCATCCGCTTCTGTTCAGTGTCTGCGGAAGCTTTTCGCCTGGCCCTCTGCTCTCACCGGCTCCAGGAACTTGACGCCTCATGGGTCTCTGGTGGTCTCACTGGAGCTAACATTGTTTCAAGTCTGGCCTCAAACCCCGAGTGCAGATCCAGCCTGCAGAGGCTGACCCTCTGTGGACTACATCTGGACTGGGAGTCTCTGGGGGACGATGAACATGCTGGTTTCAGCTCTCTGCGTGGCTTGAGGACGCTCAACCTTGCCAACACAGACCTGAAGGATGCTGTCCTTGAGGATATCTGCACTCTCCCTCAGCTGGAGAGTCTGGACATCTCTTGTAGTGGAGTAACACAGCTTACTGCTCTCCTTATTTGCAAGAACACCCTGAAATCTTTTACTGCATACCAGCTGCGGCAGCTGGACATGTCGCCTGCCAGGCTGCTGTCCGTCCTCAGCCAGCTTCATGCACTTAGGCATCTGGACTTTTCAGATGATCATTTATCTGTGGATGACAGTGACGGGAGGGACGGGGATGAAACAGTTAGGCAGCTCCTGGAGGGGAGTCCCCAGGTCCTTccttctcttgtctctctcgATATCTCTGGACGGAAGAGAGTCATGGAAGCAGCACTCAGGGCATTTGTGCAGGCCAGGAGTGGATTGGTCTTCTTGGGCCTGTTAGCCACCGGGGCTAGCTCCTGTGACGTCCTGTCCTCACAGAAGAACCTCAAA gtaaCCGGAGAGGCTAATGAGAACCAGTTGTGTGAGGCCCTGAGACGCTACAGAGACCGAGAGTGTTTCATCCGAGAGGCCCTCGTCAATCTCTACAATCGAATCACTGACATCGACAAACCACGACCAGATATGCTTAAG TTGGTGCTAAGTGGGATGCAGAGCCACCCCAACTCCCTGCATGTCCACCTGGTGGCGACAGCGTGTGTGTTCAACCTGACCACTCAAGACCTGGCTGAGGCCATGCCTGTCAGCCTGATCAGCTGCACTGCCACCCAGCTGCTGCACTCCATGAAGACCTTCCCCTCTCACCAACAG GTGCAAAAGAACTGTCTGCTGGCATTGTGCAGTGAATACATCCTCCAGGATGTCCCTTTTGACAA GTATTTAGCAGCCACGCTGGTGATTAACTGGCTGAGTAGCCACGCGGACCCGACCCTCCAGAGGATGGCTGTGGCTGTCATCTCCATTCTGGTGGCCAAG TTGTCCACAGAGGAGACCGCTCAGCTTGCAAAAGACGTCTTCATTATGAAG CAGCTGCTGGCGATCGTGCAGCAGAAAGCCATGGTGGGAGTGGTGGACTCCACTCTGAAGTTCGCCCTGAGTGCTCTCTGGAACCTGACGGATGAGATGCCCACTGCTGCTCGCAATTTCATCGAGTGCCAGGGCCTGGAGCTGTACGAGGAGGTTCTGGAG tccTACTACACTGAACCTTCAATTCAGCAGAAAGTGCTCGGCCTCCTG cATGCATCCATAATGACATGGACCCaagtggagagagagatggtcTCTTACAG GTCATTCAGTCCATTTTTTCGATTGCTGCAGACCTGTCAGCCGTCAGGGGTGCAGCTGTGGGCAGTCTGGGCCATACATCTGGTCTGTAGTCAAAACA CTTCACATTACAGGAGCATGCTGGAGCAGGAGGGCGTGACTGAACTTCTGAAGGCTTTGGATGCACATCCcgacacacacagtgacattaAAGTACTCGCAAACAGCATCCTTCAGATGGTAGAGCAACACCAGAGTCATACAGGGCTCTTACACAAGCACATAGAGCCTTGA
- the LOC109997588 gene encoding protein zyg-11 homolog isoform X2, whose protein sequence is MDDAEGPGALSDLCLAQVCRSLDALCSRRADDSMCLIWAPLFPQEMADQLLHKMATKGILNDITVGIFRNSEELRLRRASIRFCSVSAEAFRLALCSHRLQELDASWVSGGLTGANIVSSLASNPECRSSLQRLTLCGLHLDWESLGDDEHAGFSSLRGLRTLNLANTDLKDAVLEDICTLPQLESLDISCSGVTQLTALLICKNTLKSFTAYQLRQLDMSPARLLSVLSQLHALRHLDFSDDHLSVDDSDGRDGDETVRQLLEGSPQVLPSLVSLDISGRKRVMEAALRAFVQARSGLVFLGLLATGASSCDVLSSQKNLKVTGEANENQLCEALRRYRDRECFIREALVNLYNRITDIDKPRPDMLKLVLSGMQSHPNSLHVHLVATACVFNLTTQDLAEAMPVSLISCTATQLLHSMKTFPSHQQVQKNCLLALCSEYILQDVPFDKYLAATLVINWLSSHADPTLQRMAVAVISILVAKLSTEETAQLAKDVFIMKLLAIVQQKAMVGVVDSTLKFALSALWNLTDEMPTAARNFIECQGLELYEEVLESYYTEPSIQQKVLGLLNNLAEVEELKSDLMEEDLLEHVLSLLQDSQVEVGVRYFAAGILAHLTSRPEAWTLDDELRDTILQKLHASIMTWTQVEREMVSYRSFSPFFRLLQTCQPSGVQLWAVWAIHLVCSQNTSHYRSMLEQEGVTELLKALDAHPDTHSDIKVLANSILQMVEQHQSHTGLLHKHIEP, encoded by the exons ATG gatgaTGCTGAGGGCCCCGGGGCCCTTAGCGACCTCTGCCTGGCTCAGGTGTGTCGCAGCCTGGACGCTCTGTGCAGCAGGCGAGCAGACGACTCAATGTGCCTCATCTGGGCCCCTCTCTTCCCACAGGAGATGGCTGATCAGTTACTGCACAAGATGGCTACTAAAG GCATACTGAATGACATAACTGTTGGCATTTTCCGAAACTCAGAAGAGCTCCGTCTTCGCCGTGCTTCCATCCGCTTCTGTTCAGTGTCTGCGGAAGCTTTTCGCCTGGCCCTCTGCTCTCACCGGCTCCAGGAACTTGACGCCTCATGGGTCTCTGGTGGTCTCACTGGAGCTAACATTGTTTCAAGTCTGGCCTCAAACCCCGAGTGCAGATCCAGCCTGCAGAGGCTGACCCTCTGTGGACTACATCTGGACTGGGAGTCTCTGGGGGACGATGAACATGCTGGTTTCAGCTCTCTGCGTGGCTTGAGGACGCTCAACCTTGCCAACACAGACCTGAAGGATGCTGTCCTTGAGGATATCTGCACTCTCCCTCAGCTGGAGAGTCTGGACATCTCTTGTAGTGGAGTAACACAGCTTACTGCTCTCCTTATTTGCAAGAACACCCTGAAATCTTTTACTGCATACCAGCTGCGGCAGCTGGACATGTCGCCTGCCAGGCTGCTGTCCGTCCTCAGCCAGCTTCATGCACTTAGGCATCTGGACTTTTCAGATGATCATTTATCTGTGGATGACAGTGACGGGAGGGACGGGGATGAAACAGTTAGGCAGCTCCTGGAGGGGAGTCCCCAGGTCCTTccttctcttgtctctctcgATATCTCTGGACGGAAGAGAGTCATGGAAGCAGCACTCAGGGCATTTGTGCAGGCCAGGAGTGGATTGGTCTTCTTGGGCCTGTTAGCCACCGGGGCTAGCTCCTGTGACGTCCTGTCCTCACAGAAGAACCTCAAA gtaaCCGGAGAGGCTAATGAGAACCAGTTGTGTGAGGCCCTGAGACGCTACAGAGACCGAGAGTGTTTCATCCGAGAGGCCCTCGTCAATCTCTACAATCGAATCACTGACATCGACAAACCACGACCAGATATGCTTAAG TTGGTGCTAAGTGGGATGCAGAGCCACCCCAACTCCCTGCATGTCCACCTGGTGGCGACAGCGTGTGTGTTCAACCTGACCACTCAAGACCTGGCTGAGGCCATGCCTGTCAGCCTGATCAGCTGCACTGCCACCCAGCTGCTGCACTCCATGAAGACCTTCCCCTCTCACCAACAG GTGCAAAAGAACTGTCTGCTGGCATTGTGCAGTGAATACATCCTCCAGGATGTCCCTTTTGACAA GTATTTAGCAGCCACGCTGGTGATTAACTGGCTGAGTAGCCACGCGGACCCGACCCTCCAGAGGATGGCTGTGGCTGTCATCTCCATTCTGGTGGCCAAG TTGTCCACAGAGGAGACCGCTCAGCTTGCAAAAGACGTCTTCATTATGAAG CTGCTGGCGATCGTGCAGCAGAAAGCCATGGTGGGAGTGGTGGACTCCACTCTGAAGTTCGCCCTGAGTGCTCTCTGGAACCTGACGGATGAGATGCCCACTGCTGCTCGCAATTTCATCGAGTGCCAGGGCCTGGAGCTGTACGAGGAGGTTCTGGAG tccTACTACACTGAACCTTCAATTCAGCAGAAAGTGCTCGGCCTCCTG AATAACTTAGCAGAGGTGGAGGAGTTAAAGTCTGACCTGATGGAGGAGGATCTGCTGGAGCACGTcctcagcctgctgcaggaCTCCCAGGTGGAGGTGGGGGTCCGCTACTTTGCAGCAGGGATCCTGGCACACCTTACCTCCAGACCTGAGGCCTGGACCCTGGACGATGAGCTCCGTGACACCATACTGCAgaagctg cATGCATCCATAATGACATGGACCCaagtggagagagagatggtcTCTTACAG GTCATTCAGTCCATTTTTTCGATTGCTGCAGACCTGTCAGCCGTCAGGGGTGCAGCTGTGGGCAGTCTGGGCCATACATCTGGTCTGTAGTCAAAACA CTTCACATTACAGGAGCATGCTGGAGCAGGAGGGCGTGACTGAACTTCTGAAGGCTTTGGATGCACATCCcgacacacacagtgacattaAAGTACTCGCAAACAGCATCCTTCAGATGGTAGAGCAACACCAGAGTCATACAGGGCTCTTACACAAGCACATAGAGCCTTGA
- the LOC109997588 gene encoding protein zyg-11 homolog isoform X3: MDDAEGPGALSDLCLAQVCRSLDALCSRRADDSMCLIWAPLFPQEMADQLLHKMATKGILNDITVGIFRNSEELRLRRASIRFCSVSAEAFRLALCSHRLQELDASWVSGGLTGANIVSSLASNPECRSSLQRLTLCGLHLDWESLGDDEHAGFSSLRGLRTLNLANTDLKDAVLEDICTLPQLESLDISCSGVTQLTALLICKNTLKSFTAYQLRQLDMSPARLLSVLSQLHALRHLDFSDDHLSVDDSDGRDGDETVRQLLEGSPQVLPSLVSLDISGRKRVMEAALRAFVQARSGLVFLGLLATGASSCDVLSSQKNLKVTGEANENQLCEALRRYRDRECFIREALVNLYNRITDIDKPRPDMLKLVLSGMQSHPNSLHVHLVATACVFNLTTQDLAEAMPVSLISCTATQLLHSMKTFPSHQQVQKNCLLALCSEYILQDVPFDKYLAATLVINWLSSHADPTLQRMAVAVISILVAKQLLAIVQQKAMVGVVDSTLKFALSALWNLTDEMPTAARNFIECQGLELYEEVLESYYTEPSIQQKVLGLLNNLAEVEELKSDLMEEDLLEHVLSLLQDSQVEVGVRYFAAGILAHLTSRPEAWTLDDELRDTILQKLHASIMTWTQVEREMVSYRSFSPFFRLLQTCQPSGVQLWAVWAIHLVCSQNTSHYRSMLEQEGVTELLKALDAHPDTHSDIKVLANSILQMVEQHQSHTGLLHKHIEP; encoded by the exons ATG gatgaTGCTGAGGGCCCCGGGGCCCTTAGCGACCTCTGCCTGGCTCAGGTGTGTCGCAGCCTGGACGCTCTGTGCAGCAGGCGAGCAGACGACTCAATGTGCCTCATCTGGGCCCCTCTCTTCCCACAGGAGATGGCTGATCAGTTACTGCACAAGATGGCTACTAAAG GCATACTGAATGACATAACTGTTGGCATTTTCCGAAACTCAGAAGAGCTCCGTCTTCGCCGTGCTTCCATCCGCTTCTGTTCAGTGTCTGCGGAAGCTTTTCGCCTGGCCCTCTGCTCTCACCGGCTCCAGGAACTTGACGCCTCATGGGTCTCTGGTGGTCTCACTGGAGCTAACATTGTTTCAAGTCTGGCCTCAAACCCCGAGTGCAGATCCAGCCTGCAGAGGCTGACCCTCTGTGGACTACATCTGGACTGGGAGTCTCTGGGGGACGATGAACATGCTGGTTTCAGCTCTCTGCGTGGCTTGAGGACGCTCAACCTTGCCAACACAGACCTGAAGGATGCTGTCCTTGAGGATATCTGCACTCTCCCTCAGCTGGAGAGTCTGGACATCTCTTGTAGTGGAGTAACACAGCTTACTGCTCTCCTTATTTGCAAGAACACCCTGAAATCTTTTACTGCATACCAGCTGCGGCAGCTGGACATGTCGCCTGCCAGGCTGCTGTCCGTCCTCAGCCAGCTTCATGCACTTAGGCATCTGGACTTTTCAGATGATCATTTATCTGTGGATGACAGTGACGGGAGGGACGGGGATGAAACAGTTAGGCAGCTCCTGGAGGGGAGTCCCCAGGTCCTTccttctcttgtctctctcgATATCTCTGGACGGAAGAGAGTCATGGAAGCAGCACTCAGGGCATTTGTGCAGGCCAGGAGTGGATTGGTCTTCTTGGGCCTGTTAGCCACCGGGGCTAGCTCCTGTGACGTCCTGTCCTCACAGAAGAACCTCAAA gtaaCCGGAGAGGCTAATGAGAACCAGTTGTGTGAGGCCCTGAGACGCTACAGAGACCGAGAGTGTTTCATCCGAGAGGCCCTCGTCAATCTCTACAATCGAATCACTGACATCGACAAACCACGACCAGATATGCTTAAG TTGGTGCTAAGTGGGATGCAGAGCCACCCCAACTCCCTGCATGTCCACCTGGTGGCGACAGCGTGTGTGTTCAACCTGACCACTCAAGACCTGGCTGAGGCCATGCCTGTCAGCCTGATCAGCTGCACTGCCACCCAGCTGCTGCACTCCATGAAGACCTTCCCCTCTCACCAACAG GTGCAAAAGAACTGTCTGCTGGCATTGTGCAGTGAATACATCCTCCAGGATGTCCCTTTTGACAA GTATTTAGCAGCCACGCTGGTGATTAACTGGCTGAGTAGCCACGCGGACCCGACCCTCCAGAGGATGGCTGTGGCTGTCATCTCCATTCTGGTGGCCAAG CAGCTGCTGGCGATCGTGCAGCAGAAAGCCATGGTGGGAGTGGTGGACTCCACTCTGAAGTTCGCCCTGAGTGCTCTCTGGAACCTGACGGATGAGATGCCCACTGCTGCTCGCAATTTCATCGAGTGCCAGGGCCTGGAGCTGTACGAGGAGGTTCTGGAG tccTACTACACTGAACCTTCAATTCAGCAGAAAGTGCTCGGCCTCCTG AATAACTTAGCAGAGGTGGAGGAGTTAAAGTCTGACCTGATGGAGGAGGATCTGCTGGAGCACGTcctcagcctgctgcaggaCTCCCAGGTGGAGGTGGGGGTCCGCTACTTTGCAGCAGGGATCCTGGCACACCTTACCTCCAGACCTGAGGCCTGGACCCTGGACGATGAGCTCCGTGACACCATACTGCAgaagctg cATGCATCCATAATGACATGGACCCaagtggagagagagatggtcTCTTACAG GTCATTCAGTCCATTTTTTCGATTGCTGCAGACCTGTCAGCCGTCAGGGGTGCAGCTGTGGGCAGTCTGGGCCATACATCTGGTCTGTAGTCAAAACA CTTCACATTACAGGAGCATGCTGGAGCAGGAGGGCGTGACTGAACTTCTGAAGGCTTTGGATGCACATCCcgacacacacagtgacattaAAGTACTCGCAAACAGCATCCTTCAGATGGTAGAGCAACACCAGAGTCATACAGGGCTCTTACACAAGCACATAGAGCCTTGA
- the LOC109997588 gene encoding protein zyg-11 homolog isoform X4 — MCLIWAPLFPQEMADQLLHKMATKGILNDITVGIFRNSEELRLRRASIRFCSVSAEAFRLALCSHRLQELDASWVSGGLTGANIVSSLASNPECRSSLQRLTLCGLHLDWESLGDDEHAGFSSLRGLRTLNLANTDLKDAVLEDICTLPQLESLDISCSGVTQLTALLICKNTLKSFTAYQLRQLDMSPARLLSVLSQLHALRHLDFSDDHLSVDDSDGRDGDETVRQLLEGSPQVLPSLVSLDISGRKRVMEAALRAFVQARSGLVFLGLLATGASSCDVLSSQKNLKVTGEANENQLCEALRRYRDRECFIREALVNLYNRITDIDKPRPDMLKLVLSGMQSHPNSLHVHLVATACVFNLTTQDLAEAMPVSLISCTATQLLHSMKTFPSHQQVQKNCLLALCSEYILQDVPFDKYLAATLVINWLSSHADPTLQRMAVAVISILVAKLSTEETAQLAKDVFIMKQLLAIVQQKAMVGVVDSTLKFALSALWNLTDEMPTAARNFIECQGLELYEEVLESYYTEPSIQQKVLGLLNNLAEVEELKSDLMEEDLLEHVLSLLQDSQVEVGVRYFAAGILAHLTSRPEAWTLDDELRDTILQKLHASIMTWTQVEREMVSYRSFSPFFRLLQTCQPSGVQLWAVWAIHLVCSQNTSHYRSMLEQEGVTELLKALDAHPDTHSDIKVLANSILQMVEQHQSHTGLLHKHIEP; from the exons ATGTGCCTCATCTGGGCCCCTCTCTTCCCACAGGAGATGGCTGATCAGTTACTGCACAAGATGGCTACTAAAG GCATACTGAATGACATAACTGTTGGCATTTTCCGAAACTCAGAAGAGCTCCGTCTTCGCCGTGCTTCCATCCGCTTCTGTTCAGTGTCTGCGGAAGCTTTTCGCCTGGCCCTCTGCTCTCACCGGCTCCAGGAACTTGACGCCTCATGGGTCTCTGGTGGTCTCACTGGAGCTAACATTGTTTCAAGTCTGGCCTCAAACCCCGAGTGCAGATCCAGCCTGCAGAGGCTGACCCTCTGTGGACTACATCTGGACTGGGAGTCTCTGGGGGACGATGAACATGCTGGTTTCAGCTCTCTGCGTGGCTTGAGGACGCTCAACCTTGCCAACACAGACCTGAAGGATGCTGTCCTTGAGGATATCTGCACTCTCCCTCAGCTGGAGAGTCTGGACATCTCTTGTAGTGGAGTAACACAGCTTACTGCTCTCCTTATTTGCAAGAACACCCTGAAATCTTTTACTGCATACCAGCTGCGGCAGCTGGACATGTCGCCTGCCAGGCTGCTGTCCGTCCTCAGCCAGCTTCATGCACTTAGGCATCTGGACTTTTCAGATGATCATTTATCTGTGGATGACAGTGACGGGAGGGACGGGGATGAAACAGTTAGGCAGCTCCTGGAGGGGAGTCCCCAGGTCCTTccttctcttgtctctctcgATATCTCTGGACGGAAGAGAGTCATGGAAGCAGCACTCAGGGCATTTGTGCAGGCCAGGAGTGGATTGGTCTTCTTGGGCCTGTTAGCCACCGGGGCTAGCTCCTGTGACGTCCTGTCCTCACAGAAGAACCTCAAA gtaaCCGGAGAGGCTAATGAGAACCAGTTGTGTGAGGCCCTGAGACGCTACAGAGACCGAGAGTGTTTCATCCGAGAGGCCCTCGTCAATCTCTACAATCGAATCACTGACATCGACAAACCACGACCAGATATGCTTAAG TTGGTGCTAAGTGGGATGCAGAGCCACCCCAACTCCCTGCATGTCCACCTGGTGGCGACAGCGTGTGTGTTCAACCTGACCACTCAAGACCTGGCTGAGGCCATGCCTGTCAGCCTGATCAGCTGCACTGCCACCCAGCTGCTGCACTCCATGAAGACCTTCCCCTCTCACCAACAG GTGCAAAAGAACTGTCTGCTGGCATTGTGCAGTGAATACATCCTCCAGGATGTCCCTTTTGACAA GTATTTAGCAGCCACGCTGGTGATTAACTGGCTGAGTAGCCACGCGGACCCGACCCTCCAGAGGATGGCTGTGGCTGTCATCTCCATTCTGGTGGCCAAG TTGTCCACAGAGGAGACCGCTCAGCTTGCAAAAGACGTCTTCATTATGAAG CAGCTGCTGGCGATCGTGCAGCAGAAAGCCATGGTGGGAGTGGTGGACTCCACTCTGAAGTTCGCCCTGAGTGCTCTCTGGAACCTGACGGATGAGATGCCCACTGCTGCTCGCAATTTCATCGAGTGCCAGGGCCTGGAGCTGTACGAGGAGGTTCTGGAG tccTACTACACTGAACCTTCAATTCAGCAGAAAGTGCTCGGCCTCCTG AATAACTTAGCAGAGGTGGAGGAGTTAAAGTCTGACCTGATGGAGGAGGATCTGCTGGAGCACGTcctcagcctgctgcaggaCTCCCAGGTGGAGGTGGGGGTCCGCTACTTTGCAGCAGGGATCCTGGCACACCTTACCTCCAGACCTGAGGCCTGGACCCTGGACGATGAGCTCCGTGACACCATACTGCAgaagctg cATGCATCCATAATGACATGGACCCaagtggagagagagatggtcTCTTACAG GTCATTCAGTCCATTTTTTCGATTGCTGCAGACCTGTCAGCCGTCAGGGGTGCAGCTGTGGGCAGTCTGGGCCATACATCTGGTCTGTAGTCAAAACA CTTCACATTACAGGAGCATGCTGGAGCAGGAGGGCGTGACTGAACTTCTGAAGGCTTTGGATGCACATCCcgacacacacagtgacattaAAGTACTCGCAAACAGCATCCTTCAGATGGTAGAGCAACACCAGAGTCATACAGGGCTCTTACACAAGCACATAGAGCCTTGA